The Bacteroidota bacterium genome includes the window AACTACTGTTTACAATTGAAGAATTTATTTGGTCGGCAGGATTTTTTGTAAATTCATCACTTAAATTAAACCTTAAAGAAGTATAATAACGGAATCTTGGTTCTGCTCCAGGAAGAAAGTTTTCCAGCTTTTTACCAGGACCTCCAAGATTAAACTCAAATACTTGTTGATTAAAGCAAGATTGATAATCTTTATTAAAAGCGAAATTATCTCTCTTGTAAGAAACAGATGCTAATGTTTTTTTTCCGCCTGTTTTTGTTTTTGTATTTACTGTTCCTGAAGTGCTATTTCCATACTCAACATCAATTCCACCTGTGCTTACATCAAGCTCTTTTATTGAATTTGAACCAATTGCAAGTCCCATACCTGTACCTGCTAATGGATCTTTTGCTGAAACACCATCTATATAAAAGCCTGTTTCGTAGGTTCTTCCTCCGCGTATTCTTAAACCTGATGAGGAATTAATAACTCCTGCTTGAGAATTTAACAAGCCTGAAATATCTCTTACAGGAGCTGCTTCAATTTTTTCAGAAGATATTCTTGATTCGGTTCTTGATTGTTCTAAATCCACTAGTGGTTTCTTGCCAATGATAACAACTTCTTCATCAATTGTTAAGGATGTTGGAGGCAATGCTACATCAAGTTTTTTTTCTTCTCCTTTTGTTAATTTTATTCCTGTAAGCACAGTTCTTTTATAGCCAATATATGTTATATCAATACTGTAAACTCCAGCCTTAACCCCTGTTATTCTATACTTTCCATTAATATCTGTTGCAGCACCTTTTGAGGTTCCTTTAATAAATACGTTAGCTCCAATTAATGGGTCAGCATTACTTTTGTCGGTAATTCTCCCATAAATATTCGCACTTTCTTGCGAAAAAGCTATAAATGAAAATATCATTAATAAAATAATGTAGGAAGCTCTTAGGTAGTATTTCTTTATTTTCACTTTCACAAATATATGGGTACTATGCGTTTTAAACTTCAATTATGTTCATGCCAAATTTAAAATTTTGATGCATTAAGTCAATGATTTTTGTCAATATTTTTTCATCCTTAATAAAATCTTTATTCTTCAACTCAAGTATTACAACTTTACTGTTTAACAATGTTTTAAAATACTGGAGATAAAGCTTTTGTATATCATCCAAATATTCCAACGAGATATTTTGCTCAAAACTTCTTCCCCTTATTATAATATTTTCCTTCAACACTTCTACAGGTCTATGCAAATAAATAATTAAATCCGGCTTTAGCAATTGCTCTTCAAAAGCTTTGTACAAATTGTAAAATGCTTTGTATTGCTCTGAATCCAAATTATTTCTTGCAAACAAAAGGGACTTTACAAAAATATAATCCGAAACGAATATTTTGTTAAAGAGGTCTCCTTTTGATAATTCTATTTTCTGTTGCTGAAATCTTTCAAATAAAAAACTTATTTCCAGAGGAAAAGCATAACGGTCAGGATTTTTATAAAATTTTTCAAGAAAAGAATTCTTAGCAAACTCCTCAAGTATTAATTTCCCTTCAAACTTTTCTGCAATTATTTTTGAAAGCTCGGTTTTACCTGCTCCTATTGTTCCGCTAATCGCTACATAACTGTACATCTAGTTCTTAATAAGTTTTTTATCAACAATATTTACACTTAAATTATCAGTACATTCCTCCAGTAATTCAGAAATTTCTTTTTTTAACAAAGGATGAACAAATCCATTTGATATTTCGGATAAGGGAAGTAAAACAAATTTTCGATTCTGAATATTAGTATGAGGAATTATTAGGTTTTCCGTATTAATTATT containing:
- a CDS encoding deoxynucleoside kinase — protein: MYSYVAISGTIGAGKTELSKIIAEKFEGKLILEEFAKNSFLEKFYKNPDRYAFPLEISFLFERFQQQKIELSKGDLFNKIFVSDYIFVKSLLFARNNLDSEQYKAFYNLYKAFEEQLLKPDLIIYLHRPVEVLKENIIIRGRSFEQNISLEYLDDIQKLYLQYFKTLLNSKVVILELKNKDFIKDEKILTKIIDLMHQNFKFGMNIIEV